A single genomic interval of uncultured Desulfobacter sp. harbors:
- a CDS encoding ATP-binding protein: protein MHRRLCLFDEQKNYVAGECRQDSEFDYYPIVLSNRTIGYLGLENMSDMREPLELAFLKKQTQIVYIIGLGILVISLLVSYVISRQVLDPVNALAGGTRQMRKFNFETRVNVRSNDELGDLARDFNRMASTLQQYETMRKNWISDISHELRTPVAVIRSKLEAIQDGIREMTPEFLDSLHKDILGLGRLISDLHQIALMDSGNLSVNLKPVSIEALLDKSIEAFAIRYEQKGIDIQKAWKPGAQSLVSGDAALLKRVFANLFENTLKYTDAPGVLRLDHRVSGPHIVIEMEDSAPPVPAACLESIFERLYRLEQSRNRSLGGSGLGLSMSREIISLHQGTITALSSSLGGLKIVIELPVITESKNIIEG from the coding sequence TTGCACCGACGGCTTTGCCTGTTTGATGAACAGAAAAACTATGTGGCCGGAGAGTGCCGTCAGGACAGTGAATTTGATTATTACCCCATTGTGCTGTCAAACAGGACCATCGGATATCTGGGCCTGGAGAACATGTCCGATATGAGAGAGCCGTTGGAGCTTGCTTTTTTAAAAAAACAAACCCAGATTGTTTATATTATCGGCTTGGGTATTCTTGTAATTTCCCTGCTGGTATCCTATGTCATTTCCAGGCAGGTGTTGGATCCGGTAAACGCCCTTGCCGGGGGAACCCGGCAGATGCGAAAGTTTAACTTTGAAACACGGGTAAATGTGAGATCAAATGATGAATTGGGTGATCTTGCCCGGGATTTCAACCGGATGGCCAGTACGCTGCAGCAGTATGAAACCATGAGAAAAAATTGGATCTCAGACATTTCACATGAACTGCGGACACCTGTTGCCGTAATCAGGAGCAAGCTTGAAGCCATCCAGGACGGTATCCGGGAGATGACGCCTGAATTTCTTGATTCGCTTCATAAAGATATCCTTGGCCTTGGCAGATTAATCAGTGATCTGCACCAGATAGCCCTGATGGACTCCGGGAATCTGTCCGTCAACCTGAAACCGGTTTCCATTGAAGCACTGCTGGATAAAAGTATTGAGGCGTTTGCCATTCGCTATGAGCAAAAGGGCATCGACATCCAAAAGGCTTGGAAGCCGGGGGCACAGTCCTTGGTTTCAGGGGATGCGGCCCTGTTGAAACGGGTATTTGCCAATCTTTTTGAAAATACATTAAAATACACGGATGCCCCAGGGGTGTTGAGACTGGACCACCGGGTCAGCGGGCCGCATATAGTCATTGAAATGGAAGACTCGGCACCGCCTGTACCGGCAGCATGCCTTGAGTCCATATTCGAGCGGCTTTACCGTTTGGAACAGTCCCGAAACAGAAGCTTAGGTGGAAGCGGACTGGGCTTAAGCATGAGCCGGGAGATCATCTCCTTGCACCAGGGGACGATTACGGCACTGTCGTCATCTTTGGGAGGGCTTAAAATCGTCATTGAACTGCCTGTAATCACAGAATCCAAAAACATCATTGAAGGATAA